A part of Biomphalaria glabrata chromosome 3, xgBioGlab47.1, whole genome shotgun sequence genomic DNA contains:
- the LOC106058092 gene encoding adenylyltransferase and sulfurtransferase MOCS3-like: MNEEQLRNELQNKEKEIQRLKKLLDESAKLLTVPENDLQKQKEKSETLSKEDISRYSRQLILHDFGVKGQIAVKNTNVLIVGAGGLGCPAAIYLAAAGIGRLGVIDYDEVELSNLHRQILHTVDRVGLSKSVSVVHSCCRLNPSTEYVPYHLQLDSSNALRIIESYDIILDATDNVATRYLLNDACVLAGKPLVSGSALRFEGQLTVYHHDGGPCYRCLYPQPPPSEAVTNCSEGGVLGVVPGIIGSLQALEAIKIATGIGTSFSQKLLMFDALDGTFRTVKLRPRCKSCLVCGENPTISQLIDYEQFCGAKATDKDHKLHILERSQRISAKEYSEMVNNKKPHVLVDVRPAIELDICQLPHPMINIPFTSLSRNITEVKDQLLLKLKELSSDDFHNYTVPVVCVCRRGNDSQLAVQQLMKILADDKVKVIDIKGGLHSWSKHVDSNFPIY, translated from the exons GATGAAAGTGCCAAGCTTCTTACTGTACCAGAAAATGATttacagaaacagaaagaaaaatcaGAAACCCTTTCAAAGGAGGATATTTCTCGATACAGCAGGCAGCTAATTCTACATGACTTTGGTGtgaaag GTCAAATTGCTGTCAAGAACACTAATGTATTGATTGTTGGTGCTGGAGGTCTTGGCTGTCCTGCAGCCATATATTTAGCTGCTGCTGGGATAG GCAGGTTAGGTGTGATAGACTATGATGAGGTGGAACTTAGTAATCTACATCGCCAGATACTGCACACAGTTGATAGAGTTGGTTTATCCAAGTCTGTCTCTGTTGTACATTCCTGCTGCAG GTTAAATCCATCAACTGAATATGTTCCTTACCATTTACAGCTTGATAGCAGTAATGCTTTAAGGATTATTGAAAG TTACGACATTATTTTGGATGCTACTGACAATGTAGCAACTCGGTATCTCCTAAACGATGCCTGTGTTCTTGCTGGAAAACCCCTAGTGTCAGGAAGTGCACTTAGATTTGAAGGACAA CTGACAGTCTATCACCATGATGGTGGACCTTGCTATAGATGTCTATATCCTCAACCACCACCTAGTGAAGCTGTGACTAACTGTTCAGAGGGAGGTGTCCTAGGAGTAG TTCCAGGTATTATCGGATCATTACAAGCTttagaggctataaaaatagCCACTGGGATTGGCA CTTCATTTTCACAAAAACTCTTAATGTTTGATGCACTGGATGGAACATTTCGAACTGTCAAACTTAGACCACGATGTAAAAGCTGTTTAGTCTGTGGCGAGAACCCAACAATATCTCAGCTTATTGACTATGAACAATTTTGTGGGGCAAAGGCAACAGACAAG GATCATAAGCTTCATATTCTTGAAAGAAGTCAAAGAATCAGTGCCAAG GAATATTCAGAGAtggtaaacaataaaaaacctCATGTCCTTGTTGATGTTAGACCAGCCATAGAACTGGACATATGTCAGTTACCTCATCCTATGATCA ATATTCCATTCACATCATTATCGAGGAATATTACTGAAGTAAAAGATCAGCTGCTGCTTAAATTGAAAGAATTGTCTTCTGACGACTTTCACAATTACACAGTTCCTGTAGTTTGTGTTTGTCGCAGGGGTAATGACTCCCAGCTAGCTGTACAGCAGTTGATGAAAATTTTGGCAGATGATAAAGTTAAAGTCATTGATATCAAAGGTGGTCTTCATAGCTGGAGCAAACATGTTGATTccaattttcccatttattga